Proteins encoded together in one Thermococcus celericrescens window:
- a CDS encoding PqqD family peptide modification chaperone encodes MTVDLSSTMKLNPDYLVRLEYFGGILYNKKSMKYYGLNRTAADILYLAQYSPTIKDVVDLLCETYGLNFNESKATVLNFLSSLLKSGVINVTKKTDRLSVNLSEAVTSLKQARGFVDKLNYLSAPLTAFLHLTWGCNLRCKYCFLNAPRKTLRKPLTLSEFRRIIDELSEMKTFELCITGGEPLLHPRFLDIVEHAYAKGLALNVTTNGLLLNEHLARTLAGYNVNVQIPLQSSTPKIHEDLMGVRGSFNGALRAIRLLNSYKANVSVITVLQKANKEDVFEMPQLLANLGVRVWNIVELKPIGRADKSMMIYLKERLKILSKLEEEAHRMGIRIIAERPFFFVGNDEISQTIHDNEFYKLFTRCGVRAGRYVEITPDGFVYPCDLLLGATFPKLIAGDLRRNTFREIWHSSEVLNKFRNLQQSDIHGKCASCEYFGFCGGKCRALAYVYYGDLYGTDPRCPR; translated from the coding sequence ATGACTGTGGATTTAAGTTCGACAATGAAATTAAATCCTGATTATCTTGTTAGACTGGAGTATTTTGGCGGGATCCTTTATAACAAAAAATCTATGAAGTACTATGGACTCAACCGTACTGCTGCGGACATTCTCTATCTTGCCCAATATTCTCCAACTATTAAGGATGTTGTGGATCTCTTATGTGAGACATATGGTTTAAATTTCAACGAATCAAAAGCTACAGTTCTTAATTTTTTAAGTTCTCTCTTAAAAAGTGGTGTTATTAATGTTACAAAAAAAACTGATCGACTATCGGTTAATTTGTCTGAGGCAGTTACCAGCTTAAAGCAAGCAAGAGGTTTTGTTGATAAGTTGAACTACCTATCTGCTCCCTTAACGGCATTTTTACACTTAACTTGGGGGTGTAATCTTAGGTGCAAATATTGTTTCTTAAATGCTCCAAGAAAAACACTGCGTAAACCTCTGACATTATCAGAATTTAGACGAATTATAGATGAGCTCTCCGAAATGAAAACTTTTGAGCTGTGTATAACTGGGGGAGAACCTCTCTTGCACCCCAGGTTCCTAGATATCGTTGAGCATGCATATGCTAAGGGACTTGCCCTGAATGTTACCACCAATGGTCTTCTTCTAAATGAGCACTTGGCTAGGACTCTAGCAGGATATAATGTTAATGTCCAAATTCCGCTTCAGAGTTCCACACCAAAAATCCATGAAGATCTAATGGGTGTAAGGGGTTCTTTTAATGGGGCACTTCGTGCTATCCGGCTTCTTAATTCTTACAAAGCTAATGTTTCTGTAATAACTGTATTGCAAAAAGCAAATAAAGAGGACGTATTTGAAATGCCTCAGTTACTTGCTAATTTGGGGGTAAGAGTTTGGAATATTGTCGAATTGAAACCCATAGGAAGAGCAGACAAGTCAATGATGATATATCTTAAAGAGAGATTAAAGATTCTTTCTAAGTTGGAAGAGGAAGCACATAGAATGGGAATACGCATAATAGCTGAGAGGCCGTTCTTTTTCGTTGGTAATGATGAGATATCCCAAACTATACATGATAATGAGTTTTATAAACTCTTCACCCGGTGTGGAGTGAGAGCCGGGCGATATGTTGAAATAACCCCTGATGGATTTGTTTATCCGTGTGATTTATTGTTGGGAGCTACATTCCCTAAACTCATCGCTGGGGACTTACGTCGGAACACTTTCAGAGAGATATGGCATTCCTCAGAGGTTTTGAATAAATTTAGAAATCTTCAACAAAGTGACATCCATGGCAAATGTGCCTCATGTGAATATTTTGGATTTTGTGGTGGTAAATGTAGAGCGTTAGCATACGTGTATTATGGTGATTTATATGGTACAGATCCAAGATGTCCACGTTAG
- a CDS encoding transglutaminase-like domain-containing protein: MSDLASQLKGKNIKESAWNILEWLHENIEYNYSKAALPDPIIWTSNGKITRIDAAPGVEIQTPYETIQRGAGVCRDYAILTAALLLEMNYSPVYVLSIEFENSPIGHAAVAIKLSGEYFILDQHPPVMDPGTYYTYWLVYQRGSLGEGLLISNATIYEISRDKNDVMVRKIGILSAEDFRQNDHAFSPADLIRISTDLRKLLEEEYSNLISDRNIANLEERTYLPRGYSRGKTWRLTLPHYADYYNPVFHEQFVKYLLAALTDNENVKRDLTDFNRFWIKLEREGDSLKATLNLAEK; encoded by the coding sequence ATCTCCGATCTCGCCAGCCAGCTAAAGGGAAAGAACATCAAAGAAAGCGCCTGGAATATTCTGGAGTGGCTCCACGAGAACATAGAGTACAACTACTCCAAAGCCGCCCTGCCGGATCCGATTATCTGGACTTCCAACGGAAAAATCACCAGAATCGATGCAGCGCCTGGCGTTGAAATCCAAACCCCCTATGAGACCATCCAGAGGGGAGCGGGCGTCTGCAGGGACTATGCCATTTTAACCGCCGCGCTCCTGCTCGAAATGAACTACTCCCCGGTTTACGTCCTCAGCATTGAGTTCGAGAACTCGCCGATAGGGCACGCGGCCGTGGCGATAAAGCTCAGCGGAGAATACTTTATCCTGGACCAGCACCCGCCAGTGATGGACCCGGGGACGTACTACACCTACTGGTTGGTCTATCAGCGGGGAAGTCTCGGCGAGGGGCTCTTAATCTCGAACGCCACCATCTACGAGATCAGCAGGGATAAAAACGACGTGATGGTCAGAAAAATCGGAATACTCTCGGCCGAGGACTTTAGGCAAAACGACCATGCGTTCAGCCCCGCAGACCTGATCAGAATATCGACGGATCTGAGGAAGCTCCTCGAAGAGGAGTACTCAAATTTAATTTCCGACAGAAACATTGCTAACCTCGAAGAAAGAACTTATTTGCCCCGGGGATACTCCAGGGGAAAAACTTGGAGGCTGACTCTTCCGCACTACGCGGACTACTACAATCCCGTCTTCCACGAACAATTCGTGAAGTACCTGCTCGCGGCACTTACGGACAACGAAAACGTTAAACGCGACCTTACGGACTTCAACAGGTTCTGGATTAAACTGGAACGTGAAGGGGACTCGCTGAAAGCAACGCTGAACCTGGCGGAAAAGTGA
- a CDS encoding S-methyl-5'-thioadenosine phosphorylase has protein sequence MPRIGIIGGSGVYGVFEPKETVKVHTPYGRPSAPVEIGEIEGVEVAFIPRHGKHHEFPPHEVPYRANIWALKELGVERVIGITAVGSLREEYKPGDIVITDQFIDFTKKRDYTFYNGPRVAHVSMADPFCPEMRKIFYETAKELGFPVHEKGTYVCIEGPRFSTRAESFMFRQYAHIIGMTLVPEINLARELGMCYANIATVTDYDVWAEEPVDAQEVLKVMAENNYKVQELLKKAIPLIPEERKCGCADVLKTMFV, from the coding sequence ATGCCGCGGATAGGTATCATAGGTGGTTCAGGCGTTTACGGCGTTTTTGAGCCCAAAGAAACCGTGAAGGTCCACACTCCCTACGGCAGGCCTTCGGCTCCAGTGGAAATAGGCGAAATCGAGGGCGTTGAGGTTGCTTTCATACCGAGGCACGGCAAGCACCACGAGTTTCCACCTCACGAGGTTCCCTACCGCGCTAACATTTGGGCCCTCAAGGAGCTCGGCGTCGAGAGGGTTATTGGGATTACAGCGGTCGGTTCACTCCGCGAGGAGTACAAGCCCGGCGACATAGTCATAACCGACCAGTTCATTGACTTCACCAAGAAGCGCGACTACACCTTCTACAACGGGCCGCGCGTTGCCCACGTTTCGATGGCCGACCCCTTCTGCCCCGAGATGAGGAAGATATTCTACGAGACCGCCAAAGAGCTCGGCTTCCCGGTCCACGAGAAGGGCACCTACGTCTGCATCGAGGGGCCGAGGTTCTCAACGCGCGCTGAGAGCTTCATGTTCAGGCAGTACGCCCACATAATCGGCATGACTCTCGTCCCGGAGATAAACCTCGCGCGCGAGCTGGGCATGTGCTACGCGAACATAGCGACGGTTACGGACTACGACGTCTGGGCCGAGGAGCCCGTTGATGCCCAGGAAGTTCTCAAGGTCATGGCCGAGAACAACTACAAGGTTCAGGAACTGCTCAAGAAGGCCATCCCGCTCATTCCGGAGGAGAGGAAGTGCGGCTGCGCCGATGTTCTGAAGACGATGTTCGTTTAA
- a CDS encoding MFS transporter: MTPHRNSVGYLALLRNGSVRALLLGYFLNSFAVAYLIGYYLNITLASIGGPALLGLFATINNVFAGILPVLAGAFSDLHGRKWVILTCVLSEGIGLAILAFIVPFKNTLVILPAAMVTVAFMASSPVMVSLMGESAPRNAVGKAMSLLFLTNSVAGILSYLTFGSLVGAVGEHCLFLLSGFVVLGSFLFYLRVSETLKRNVVGGFSAQLGGMVKGIRLIKEPYLKLFMIYVCFEFFVSSIASPFVPVFLRTVYSLSLSQISWLYSAIGFVTLVGAFIAGYVVDRIGSLNSLILRDSLSVPFLLLFALAPFPSASLFLAVLAFIEQLNVASSRYVVENTIPEHRGIVLGFRASLARLSAVPAPSVGAILWGFNPKTTFILPALLTPVGIGILLVLRKVRPLAVRPSGSEDLRKSF, encoded by the coding sequence GTGACCCCACATCGGAATTCCGTTGGCTACTTGGCTTTATTGAGGAATGGCAGCGTTAGGGCCCTGCTCTTAGGGTATTTTCTGAACTCTTTTGCGGTGGCATATCTCATCGGTTATTACCTGAACATAACGCTCGCCTCCATAGGCGGCCCGGCGCTCCTGGGGCTCTTTGCCACAATCAACAACGTTTTCGCGGGTATTCTGCCGGTGCTGGCGGGGGCTTTCAGTGATTTGCACGGCAGAAAATGGGTGATACTAACCTGTGTGCTGTCTGAGGGGATTGGGCTGGCGATACTCGCTTTTATCGTGCCTTTTAAAAACACTCTCGTGATTCTCCCTGCGGCGATGGTCACCGTAGCGTTCATGGCGTCGTCTCCGGTCATGGTTTCTCTCATGGGTGAGTCCGCACCGCGAAACGCCGTGGGAAAGGCCATGTCGCTCCTCTTCCTCACAAACAGCGTGGCCGGAATCCTGAGCTATCTCACCTTCGGTTCGCTGGTGGGAGCGGTTGGTGAGCATTGTCTCTTTTTGCTATCCGGATTTGTAGTGCTGGGGTCCTTTCTCTTCTACCTTCGTGTTTCTGAGACTCTAAAGAGAAATGTTGTTGGTGGGTTCTCGGCGCAGTTAGGGGGCATGGTGAAAGGCATTAGGCTCATCAAAGAGCCCTATCTAAAGTTGTTCATGATCTACGTCTGCTTTGAGTTCTTTGTTAGCTCAATAGCCTCTCCTTTCGTTCCTGTATTTCTGAGGACGGTTTACTCGCTCAGCCTTTCTCAAATCTCCTGGCTTTACTCCGCGATAGGCTTCGTAACCCTGGTTGGGGCCTTCATTGCCGGCTATGTAGTGGACAGAATCGGCAGTCTGAACTCACTCATTCTGAGGGATTCACTCTCTGTCCCATTTCTCCTCCTCTTTGCCCTTGCTCCCTTTCCCTCTGCTTCCCTGTTTCTGGCCGTTCTGGCTTTTATTGAGCAGCTTAACGTAGCTTCCAGCAGATACGTTGTTGAGAACACGATTCCGGAACATCGGGGGATTGTGCTCGGTTTTCGGGCATCGCTGGCAAGGCTCTCCGCTGTTCCCGCGCCTTCGGTGGGGGCCATCCTCTGGGGTTTTAACCCAAAGACGACCTTCATTCTGCCCGCGCTGCTGACTCCTGTTGGAATCGGGATTCTCCTCGTGCTTCGGAAAGTAAGGCCTCTCGCGGTTCGCCCTTCTGGGTCCGAGGATCTCAGAAAATCTTTTTAA